The genomic DNA GACTAATTTAGCAACGAAatagattaaatatgattttaattaataatgACTGATATTGTTTTGGAATTGAAATTCTATCACTAAATTAACAACTGAATATTATTCTTATCGTTAATTAACGGTAGAATTATAATTCCGCCATTAATTTCATAGTTGGCTgaggattttattataataaatgtgACATTAAGATAACATATGAGAGACTAAAAAAACTCATATTGAGTTCTAATAACCCGCACATCTATGCATCCACATACACTTCCTCATTAAATAAGTACTTTATGGCATattgtcatatcataaaatgatGCATGCTCAAATTCATCTTAATTATTAATTTCACGGTATATATTGAGCAAATAAAACTATTTAACAtataaacattttttaaaattactaaatgCGATGCGAAAAAGAAATCTACTCACCAATTAAGAATTTGCACAATGGACATAACGTTTTACGAGAAGCAATACCAAACCAATCATGTAACTTTTTCCCACCCTAAGCACAATCCGTACTTTTACTTTACAACCCCAAtgatgatttaaaaaaataataataataatttccatTATCAACTTATCGAATCAAGTACTATTGGCATTGTTAATCTAACACACAAAAAGGTGCCCAACAACACTATGGAATAGTGTgagttcttctcttctttttcgaCTACTAGTTAAGAGTTTTAAGCTATGAACAATTAAAAGATAGACAAAAACAaccaagaaaatttaattacaccAACAATAAAATTTCAGTGTACAACTCATTTTAGatagataaataataataataataataataataaaagtcagCATGAGCCACTCTTTTTGACTGATCATGCACTTTTCCCATGCATGTTTAAATCACATCAAAATTAAACCCTTTTccactttcattttttttaaaatttctcccTCAATCTCAGTTCAAAAACAGTTCATCGTATAGATCTCATAACTAATTTGTGCTTCTATCTTCCTCTTCTACACGTATAATACACACATTATTCTACAAACAAGAAAACACTCACACACCTGCACAAACAAGCAACTGGAGAGCTAGCAAAACTTAAAACTACCCTCAGATCTCATAATTAAAGCTGCAGATCGAAATCAACACAtacaaataataatttaaaaaaaaaaagatcttgCTCAGATCTCTCCTGATAATTAAACTAGTAGGGCATATGACGTACGTAGCGAGTATAGTAATCATAATTAAGGCTAGTTGTGTGGTTCCTAATCACTGCAGAGAGATCACTAATTAGGACCTGAGCAGTCCCCTGATGATCTCAGCCTGAGGGCTGTTGCTGTCCATGGTGGTCATCAGGCCGGCGAGCCGGTCGCTGAGGTCGTCTACCTCCCGGTGCAAGCTCTTGATGTAGCTGCACGTCTCCTTGAGCAACTTGGACGCCGACATCTGCAGGTGATCATCAAGAGGAAGAGGCGTGCAGAATTAGGGTAATTAATCGACTTCCATTAATGTGCGTCGTGCTTACAGATAATTAATTGGAAAGATGGAAGATTGTGGCCGGAGAGTTTTAATTGCTGGCTTACTCTGCCTGCATTCCGGCGCCGGGACTCGGCCGGGAGCAGCGCCTGGAGCTTCGAGATGAGCTCGTTTATCTCTTCGTCGGTGATCCTCCTGCCTCTTCCCGACATGATCGGCCTAGAAGTTCAGTAGCACTGCTGTTTCAGCCTTGAGTGTGGAGGAGTAGGAGGAGTGACTTCTTCGCAAAGGAAATACCTCCATATATAATTTCTGACTCCTCTAAAAGTGGTTGCAGGGAGTCGAGTACAGTCATCTTTTGCCAACTTGACCCACATGTCTTCCCTTTCTAGGAATTACCATGGCCCATGAGCCCACGGTGAGCCCCAGCTGACTTTCCTAATATACTCTCGTAACCCCTAAATCAAAGGAGAGGAAGCAATTAAACTGACTCATTTCACTAAATAGCATAAGTCAGTTTAATTTTCATGTTATCTTATCTTATCTGAATTGAATTGGATATCCGATGTTCATAATATTTGAAAATCACatatcatattttcaaaatatcCCTCTTTGTTTTAAGTCCATCAACTCATGAACCTCAAAATCACATATCATATTCCCAAAATATTCATCTTTTCCATATGTCATTTTTGTTCGAAATTGATCAATGAATATAGAGAACTCCAATTCACTTCAAATCAAAATCAATACATTCTTGAAAATCTTCTTAATGTATTTATGTCATCATATTTGAATTCAATAATATAAATTGAAAGTAGTAAAGACTCGATAAAATTTGTCACAAGTTTATCATAAGGTTTAGAATAATGATACTCACTAACCACTCTCAAAAATGTGTTCTTAGAACTCCctttatttgaaaatatgaaacttttaaattttcgaatGGTGCAGGTATATCAGACAGTTTCATCTAAAActaactgatggacctagagaactccaaATCATTTATGTACTTCTAAAAacatctttaaaatatatctatacTCTCAcatatttaaatttgatattGTAAATTGAAAGTggtaaaatttaaattggtagaGTAAAACTTTGAAAAATGTACTCTACACTATATCAAATTTGGATTCGATGGCATACATTAATTATGTTTTAAGggtatattaattttgatttggaATGATTCAAAGTTCTATGAGTCCATCATCTAGTTTTAAATGAAACTACCCAATGAATCTATAGAGAAAGAGGAGAGATATTTTAGAAATATGATACCTGATTTGAATATTACGAAAATTAGATAGGTGATTGGAATAatattgaaatttatttaaacggTTCGGTCgattaaacttaattaacacCTTCATTTATTGTTTTATTGTTTAGCCATTTTACTCTGTACGAGAAAGATGCCTTGTGTCCCTTCTGCTCAAAGTATAGGACACCACCTTGCCTTGTTCCTAGTCTTTGTCTCCTCTTCGAGCTTTTAGTAGGGCTTGTGAATTTTGGAGGAGGGGCTAGTTCCTTGTGAGTGAGCATGGATAGTTTAATGGCCCTAATTTGTTGGTTGTGGAGGTTAAGGTACCGAGATTGGGAGATGGGGATTGAGGGATTGAGACGCGAAAGGAGACGATGTAGTAGGGCTTCTAATGTAGCTGATTGTGCATGGGTCATGTGAATCTGTTTCCTCGAGCACTGACATGCGGTGGTTGTCTAGCCTTGTGATAGGCATCTCCAATTTAACCGGGCCCCCGGACATAGTGCATCGGCTCGGTTAATCCAATCGAAGTAGATTCGAGTCACGACTGAAACGAACATTTGTATTAGTCGTACTATTCACCTTACAAAAACATCTTGCTTCTACTCATTAGACTAAATTCAAAGAGTgttctttatttctaaaatcaccaaatgagtatcttattttcataattatcAAAGATTGACCCTATTTCTTTAGGTCTATTAAACTAATTCATATTTATAAAAAGAGCTTACCATCAGGGACGGATTCAGGAATTAGAGATGAGTTGAGCTTTCCATCTTTGCTTACAACCTTAGAGTTAGTGAAAAGGAAGTAGAATGCTAGAAGAGAAGATCTAAAGAGCTTTTTCCCTGGTTGGATtgagctctctctctctctctctcgggcGTTAACATATATCCTCTATGCGACAACGGCATTGAGCTTGTAGGATCGGTGCGATGAAAACACGGTGGGACGACTAATTAGTGCGAAAAACAGGGGTCGACTTTAATGTGAATGGGAAGTTGAGGAGTAAGGTGGTTAAAGTAGTTACGATAGGTATGAGATTGGTGGAAGGACACATGAGAATTAAtgcctttgttttttttcctgtttatcattattattattattatttattttatttttaaaaaaaaaggaaaagaaattaaattgaAGGTGTGCGGTGTTGCAGGGTGGAGGGGCCGATTGAATGGGAGACAAGGCGTTGTGGGCAACGTGGGAGAGAGCTGCAACACGGTGCGTGAGCTTGCCTGCTTCGTCGACTTAATTTCTTCACCCGCGCAGTCACATGGGAGCTTTTAATTCGAATGCCTCTTTCTTCAGGTGAAACTGCGCCGGAGATTGagatgaaagaagaggagagagagagagataaatGGACTGagtttcttctttcttcctcgtGATGGGAGAGAGACAGCGAGATTTGAGAGACTCGAATAATCTTGTCTCTTCTTGGAATTACAGCAAAGTTCTTTCGGCAATTTATCAAAGAGTTCCTACCATTTTAGCACtgcatttaattttaaaaattaacactaTGAGATTATTGATTTTATAATTTATCCAGCATCATAATGATGAAAtaaatatgtttttcaaaaaaatttaataagtaattttgaaatttcaagTGTGCTTTTTGTAATttgctaaagtttttttttttgaagtgaCGATGAAGGCGGCATCATTGGTTCATGATTGCAAAAGAGGATCCATCGACGAGGATTGAGTACGGTTGCGACAGCAGTTCCACAGTTGGTGCTGTTGGTGCGTGGAGTCCACAGGCGACCGGGCTTAGTGACCGCCCATGCCGTCTTATTTAATATTTACTCAGACTTCTTCTGGTAGGGTAGTGTAATGAAACTAATAATaatgtaattaagattatattatattaattattatatttgataattttcatgttaatttttttattcaaaatatataatttaagataaaaaaaattactatacCTATTTTTTACTATATCATatattgatttatttttatatataatttaaggtaaaaaaaattactatatctattttttactatatatttatagttgatataaaaaaattttaactactctattcaaaatttaatctaaaatttttaaataagataACTAATGTGAATGTTCTTACTTataatgtaatataatttaaattaaaaaataataaaatttataatctagattacaaCGCCAATATCATATAatctaattatattttaaaattaatatttaactaaaatttaaatatcaaatatagtCTTAATCTATTTTCTCAGCAATTAGTCATCGACATCGCTGTCACTGTCTGCCTCTGCCGCTATCAACCGTCAGCCAACGACCGTTGTGACCTCTACTGACGACTACGACCTCTGTCGGTGGCAGCAATGATCGTCGACCGTCAGTAGAGATCGcaagatatttttattattttataataatataaattacattcaaaaataatatataattctttcACCAAAtctaataatataatattaattacattataaattttattaggttagaaggggagccttggtgcaacgaTAAAGTTATTACCATGTGACTAAAAGATCATGATttcgaatcctggaaataacCACTTGTAAAAAATAAGGTAATGAATTCAATGAATCCTTCCCCAGGACCCCACATGACGAGAATTTCGTGCACCGAACTATCATTTTTGATAAATTATTCTTCTTTTATTTTATACTCCCATGTTTATTGGAAGCTTTCTACCTCTATACTTACATTTGTCGTGAGACAGCAATTCAACATCTGCCCTCTTCGCCTATTTCTACCAAACAAGCACACGAGAAGAAATAGCAAGTGAACAGAACCTAATATATAGCTTATTTCAAACACACAAGAAGAAATCAGATGCAAGGCTCAAGGCTTAAGAACAAAGAACAATTTATTGGATCATCCAAGTAATCATAAGTTCAATGAAGTTTGGAGATCAAGGAGTAACTAACATCAGCGGCATCGACATTATTCGAGACGATGTCTGTCGAAACAACGATATTAAACCACAGACAGATCATCGACAGCAATCGAACACAGCTTCTTCATGTGCCCTTGAGAGAGACACCacaaaaatcatattttctaACCACCGGAAACTTTGCTGTCTCAGGTTATCAATCTGCATCACTTTCAGAAAGCTAGCAGGCTTCTTGACTCGATATATTCAGAATTGAAACTCCGGTGTAACATGACCCGAAGGAAGAACTATCGACTGTTACACAATTAGAAGATCTGAACCAATATTCCTTCCAAAGGTACACAATGTAGTCATAATGAATCATAGAATCAGCAGCTCATAACAGCACAATTATAAACAAAGTTTCCGGATTCCCTCCTAGCCATCAATTTCCATTCGGGTTCGCCCCTGTTTGGAATCCAAGAATTGAGCTCGACTATCCCTCTATGATTTCCTCTCTGTCCTCCAATAACTACCAATTTTTTGCCACAAGAACGGAAAGCGATTCCCCAACCATCAACCGAACCCGATCTCTCAGGTAAGAGCCCAATTTTTTCCCATGAATTCTTCTCCTTAACATACTTCCACACCTCGTTGTCCTTATAATGTGCCGCGTAAAGCTCATCCTTCACCACGGCAAGCAATGGAGGTGCATCACTAGCCCCATTGAGACCATTACCATGAGACATCCCATGAATCAACCTCCAAGTGCGAGCTGCAAAGTCATACACTTCACCGCACGTCAACGCCTTCTTGTTACTATCCATGCCGCCTATGACATAGAATTTACCATCCATGTAAGCCCCCGAACACTTACTTCGAGCTTGGATCATACTTGGAAGGATCTCCCATCTTTGTGTCTCAGAATCATAAAGCTCCACGGAGTCGAGTATCTCTTTTCGAGCATTGGTGCCACCCGCTACGATAGCCTTGTCGCCAAGGCTAGCAGATGCAAACAAGCACCTAGGTGAATTCATTACTACTCCTTCAGACCAAGAGTTAGTCAGAATGCTATATCTCATCACAATGTGAGAAGTCATGGCTTTCCCAAAAACAAGGAGATCGGTGCCCACGGCGAGGGACTCCTTGTCGCCGAACATGAAACTTCCGGTAGGGGGCATTGGAGGGAGACGAAACCACAATCCTCGGTAGGGATCGTATGCCTCCCAATCAGTGAGGCTGCAGGAGAAATAGATCCAATGCTCAATGAGACCCCTCTGGCGGCGAAGCCTATAGAGCTCCTCGCTGTGGATGAGTGAGCGAAAGGAAGTATTGAGGGATGCCACAGTAGAATAATAGGACCGGGAAAGGTGAAGGAGACAGTTAATTGTCATGTCCTTTCCGAGAAGGCTGATGAACATGCTTGAATCATTGAATTTGTGCTGGACATCTTGGATATCAGGGGTATCACGATGCTGCTGTGGCTTCTTCCTAATTTGGCAATGATCACCGTCGTCTCCTcctccttgttcttcttcttcctcctcattgATATCATCATCTAGTGGCCGTTTTCTGCTGCTTGACGACTCAAGGAATCCGAAATCGATGCAATCCCAACTCGATCCTTGCCCTGAAGGATCGTTTAGCACAATTGAGATCAGCTCTGACTTGTCTTTCAACATATTTTCAGTATCTTTCTCTTAATAAATCTTCCCGAGTTGTTCTTGGAACAATAACATCATAGTGCACATTAGAATGAAGTGAGATCCAGGGTCAGCGATAACATGTCCAGAACGCGTGTCAAATTGGAGGAACTCAATCAAAATCGAATCTTTGGCATCATCCCAGATGGTCCACAACCAGAAGCGTTAAATCATTGACCTGGAAGAAGAAAAACGCAACCTCATTACTGAATCGAATTGGTGTATTCCATCAAACATCAAAGAGGCAAAAGCACCGGCCATAATAGCACTCACAGAGCTTTGATGATACTCAGCGAAAGCAGAGTTGGAGGAACTAGAACGGCAAAAGGAGGAGTCGCGTACCGAAATGAACGACAGATCCTTGCCCAAAACTAGCTCTGTTCGCCCCTTCCTTTCAGATAAAAAACTCGGGATCCCCAACACCAGAACGAAGAGCAACACGAAAACTTATGATCGGGCGCGACGGGAGAGCCAAGAAGTCTTCATCTTGCGCCCCAGCCGTCTTCTTCGCCGCGAGAGAGCGCAGCCAGCCCCGTCGTCTTCTACAGTCGCCGGCTTCTATCGCTCACCGGAAGCCATCGGAGGCGTTGCATTGGGAGTGCATTTGTTTGATTCTTGGCTCTCTTCTTTTCCCCATtactagaaaataaataaattaataaaaatatttttgttgctgCGCAGTTCTTTAATGATGTCACattgcttaattaattaattaattaattaacgtgGGAAGAAA from Zingiber officinale cultivar Zhangliang chromosome 4A, Zo_v1.1, whole genome shotgun sequence includes the following:
- the LOC121970295 gene encoding F-box/kelch-repeat protein SKIP11-like, translated to MLKDKSELISIVLNDPSGQGSSWDCIDFGFLESSSSRKRPLDDDINEEEEEEQGGGDDGDHCQIRKKPQQHRDTPDIQDVQHKFNDSSMFISLLGKDMTINCLLHLSRSYYSTVASLNTSFRSLIHSEELYRLRRQRGLIEHWIYFSCSLTDWEAYDPYRGLWFRLPPMPPTGSFMFGDKESLAVGTDLLVFGKAMTSHIVMRYSILTNSWSEGVVMNSPRCLFASASLGDKAIVAGGTNARKEILDSVELYDSETQRWEILPSMIQARSKCSGAYMDGKFYVIGGMDSNKKALTCGEVYDFAARTWRLIHGMSHGNGLNGASDAPPLLAVVKDELYAAHYKDNEVWKYVKEKNSWEKIGLLPERSGSVDGWGIAFRSCGKKLVVIGGQRGNHRGIVELNSWIPNRGEPEWKLMARRESGNFVYNCAVMSC
- the LOC121973474 gene encoding transcription factor ILI3-like — protein: MSGRGRRITDEEINELISKLQALLPAESRRRNAGRMSASKLLKETCSYIKSLHREVDDLSDRLAGLMTTMDSNSPQAEIIRGLLRS